One segment of Anastrepha obliqua isolate idAnaObli1 chromosome 3, idAnaObli1_1.0, whole genome shotgun sequence DNA contains the following:
- the LOC129242340 gene encoding tyrosine--tRNA ligase, cytoplasmic, protein MVELTPEEKKQLITRNLQETLGEDKLNAVLKERDLKIYWGTATTGKPHVAYFVPMSKVADFLKAGCEVTILFADLHGYLDNMKAPWALLELRTKYYEAVIKAMLSSIDVPLEKLKFVRGTDYQLSREYTLDVYRLSSVVTQHDARKAGAEVVKQIEYPLLSGLLYPGLQALDEEYLKVDAQFGGVDQRKIFTFSEKYLPQLGYEKRIHFMNPMVPGLAGGKMSSSEEDSKIDLLDSPANVKKKLKKAFCEPGNIADNGLLSFVKHVLFSLFKEGEGFSVNRPAEFGGDVTFHNYADLEKSFADNELHPGDLKGSVEKYINKLLEPIRKTFESPELQKLSAAAYPAPSKAKGVNANNVAAPEEDGPHRLDIRVGKIAEVSRHPDADTLYVLKIDLNEAQPRTIISGLVKFVTIEELDQRLVAVLCNLKPSKMRGILSEGMVLCTSNPDHTVVEPIIVPASAAPGSRLAFEGYDGNPDEQLNPKKKVWEKLSVDLKTNADGVAVWKENFLLTPEGEKLTSKLSNCSIK, encoded by the exons ATGGTTGAATTAACACCTGAAGAAAAGAAGCAATTAATCACCCGCAATCTGCAGGAAACACTGGGCGAGGACAAATTAAATGCGGTACTCAAAGAGCGTGATCTGAAAATCTATTGGGGCACAGCGACTACAGGCAAACCACATGTAGCCTACTTTGTGCCTATGTCAAAAGTTGCCGATTTCCTCAAGGCCGGCTGTGAG GTTACTATACTCTTTGCTGATTTGCATGGTTACCTCGATAATATGAAGGCGCCATGGGCGCTGCTAGAGCTCCGTACAAAATATTACGAAGCTGTCATCAAAGCTATGTTGAGCTCAATAGACGTTCCATTGGAGAAGCTGAAGTTCGTTAGAGGTACTGACTATCAGCTCTCAAGAGAATATACGTTGGACGTATACAGACTAAGCTCGGTAGTGACGCAGCACGATGCAAGAAAAGCTGGCGCTGAAGTGGTAAAGCAAATAGAATACCCATTACTTTCGGGCTTACTTTATCCAGGATTGCAAGCTTTAGATGAAGAATACCTAAAGGTGGATGCACAATTTGGAGGTGTTGATCAGcgtaaaattttcactttctcgGAAAAATATTTGCCACAGTTAGGCTATGAAAAGCGTATACATTTTATGAATCCTATGG TACCGGGTTTAGCAGGCGGCAAGATGTCATCTTCGGAAGAGGATTCAAAAATTGACCTTTTAGATTCGCCcgcaaatgttaaaaagaagctAAAGAAAGCCTTCTGCGAGCCTGGAAATATTGCGGACAATGGTCTTTTGTCATTCGTCAAACATGTGCTGTTTTCGCTTTTCAAAGAGGGAGAAG GCTTTTCTGTAAATCGCCCAGCGGAATTTGGAGGTGATGTCACATTCCACAACTACGCCGACTTAGAGAAAAGTTTTGCCGACAACGAGTTACATCCTGGAGACTTGAAAGGTTCCGTTGAAAAATACATTAATAAGCTTTTAGAGCCAATTAGAAAAACTTTCGAAAGTCCAGAATTGCA AAAACTCAGTGCAGCTGCCTATCCAGCACCAAGTAAGGCCAAAGGTGTGAATGCGAATAATGTGGCAGCACCAGAAGAAGACGGTCCGCATCGTCTAGATATACGCGTTGGCAAGATTGCGGAAGTTTCTCGTCATCCCGACGCAGACACTTTGTATGTTTTGAAGATTGACTTAAACGAAGCACAACCACGTACTATTATTAGCGGGTTGGTGAAGTTTGTCACAATTGAGGAGTTAGATCAACGATTAGTTGCGGTCCTGTGCAATCTTAAACCATCTAAAATGCGTGGCATACTTTCTGAAGGCATGGTGCTATGCACGTCAAA CCCCGATCACACTGTGGTGGAACCCATTATTGTTCCAGCCAGCGCAGCACCTGGTAGTCGATTGGCATTCGAAGGTTATGATGGCAACCCAGACGAACAATTGAATCCCAAAAAGAAG GTGTGGGAGAAACTTTCTgtagatttaaaaacaaatgccGACGGTGTTGCTGTTTGGAAAGAAAACTTCCTTCTCACACCCGAGGGCGAGAAACTTACAAGCAAATTATCGAACTGCAGCATTAAGTAA